In a genomic window of Dermochelys coriacea isolate rDerCor1 chromosome 11, rDerCor1.pri.v4, whole genome shotgun sequence:
- the LOC119863630 gene encoding testis-specific serine/threonine-protein kinase 6-like has protein sequence MSRTSRGDKLLNELGYKLGQTLGEGSYSKVRVATSAKYKGPLAIKVVDRRRAPPDFVHKFLPRELSILRVIRHPNIVRVFEFIEVCNGKLYIVMEAASTDLLQLVQQLGKLPCVPEARDIFGQIVGAVRYLHDRNLVHRDLKCENVLLTSDGRRAKLTDFGFGKEAHGYPDLSTTYCGSAAYASPEVLLGIPYDAKKYDIWSLGVVLYVMVTGCMPFDDTHIHSMPRRQKKGVLYPDGLPPLPEPCKTLIAQLLQFSPASRPGVGQVTKNSWLKGDI, from the coding sequence ATGTCAAGAACCTCCAGAGGAGACAAACTGCTTAACGAGCTTGGCTACAAGCTAGGCCAGACCCTGGGTGAGGGCAGTTACTCCAAGGTGAGGGTGGCCACCTCAGCTAAGTACAAGGGCCCGCTAGCTATCAAGGTGGTGGATCGGCGCCGGGCCCCCCCCGACTTTGTACACAAGTTTCTACCACGGGAACTCTCCATCCTGCGGGTGATCCGGCACCCCAATATCGTGCGGGTCTTTGAATTCATCGAGGTCTGCAATGGGAAACTCTACATCGTGATGGAAGCAGCGTCCACTGATCTGCTCCAGCTGGTGCAGCAGCTGGGGAAACTACCTTGTGTCCCTGAGGCCCGGGACATCTTTGGACAGATCGTGGGTGCCGTGCGCTACCTTCATGACCGGAACCTGGTGCACCGGGACCTCAAGTGTGAGAACGTCTTGCTCACCTCTGATGGCCGCCGGGCAAAGCTCACTGACTTTGGCTTTGGCAAGGAGGCACATGGCTACCCAGACCTAAGCACCACCTACTGTGGATCAGCTGCCTATGCCTCCCCCGAGGTGCTGCTGGGCATTCCCTACGATGCCAAGAAGTATGACATATGGAGCTTGGGCGTGGTGCTCTATGTGATGGTGACCGGTTGCATGCCCTTTGATGATACCCACATCCACAGCATGCCGCGCCGCCAGAAGAAGGGGGTCCTCTACCCTGATGgtcttccccctctgcctgagccctgcaaaaCCCTCATTGCCCAGCTGCTCCAGTTCAGTCCAGCTTCCCGGCCTGGGGTGGGACAGGTGAccaagaacagctggctgaaagGGGATATTTAA